One Thermovirga sp. genomic window carries:
- a CDS encoding methyltransferase has translation MRTTRDAILHGMLMIEQPEEGPRVSVDSVLLASFVKARRKEKIIELGSAHGAVSLLLAKRFPHVTVEGLEIQAELAALAERNAVENGLQERVAFKEGDLRKVREIYPAQSFGIVVVNPPYGEANHGRPSPLESEAAARHGTLCTLEDVIKASRYLLANKGKLFMVFRAGRLAELLSLLSRERIEPKRVRPVYPAPGREASVVLVQAARSAGKGANLEPPLFIQDGKGEYTGDLLAAYRIGS, from the coding sequence ATGAGGACGACCCGGGACGCCATACTCCACGGAATGCTGATGATAGAACAGCCCGAGGAAGGGCCCAGGGTTAGCGTGGACAGCGTATTGCTCGCTTCCTTCGTGAAGGCCCGCAGAAAGGAGAAGATCATCGAACTTGGGTCCGCCCACGGTGCCGTGTCGCTCCTGCTGGCGAAAAGGTTCCCCCACGTCACCGTCGAGGGACTGGAGATCCAGGCCGAACTGGCGGCACTGGCCGAGAGAAACGCCGTCGAAAACGGCCTCCAGGAGAGGGTCGCCTTCAAAGAGGGGGACCTCAGGAAGGTGAGGGAGATCTACCCGGCCCAATCCTTCGGCATCGTAGTGGTGAACCCCCCTTACGGCGAGGCGAACCACGGCCGTCCCAGCCCGCTTGAGTCGGAAGCCGCGGCCAGGCACGGGACTCTCTGCACGCTGGAGGATGTCATAAAGGCCTCGAGGTACCTCCTAGCCAACAAGGGGAAGCTCTTCATGGTCTTCAGGGCAGGAAGGCTCGCCGAACTTTTGAGCCTCCTCTCCCGGGAGAGGATAGAACCCAAGAGGGTCAGGCCGGTCTATCCCGCCCCCGGCCGGGAAGCGTCGGTGGTCCTCGTCCAGGCCGCAAGGTCGGCCGGGAAGGGCGCGAACCTGGAACCACCACTGTTCATCCAGGACGGAAAAGGCGAGTACACCGGCGATCTCCTGGCCGCCTACAGGATAGGAAGCTGA
- the rsmI gene encoding 16S rRNA (cytidine(1402)-2'-O)-methyltransferase, protein MPLLVVPTPIGNMEDITLRALRALREADIIACEDTRRTVKILSRYGIRTPLLSYHSYNEKERAQALVERLSRGETVALVSDAGTPGISDPGFELIRQSLEAGYEVDVLPGATALVPALLLSGFPPRPFLFEGFLPRRKGERRTRLEDLRGFDGAIVFYLSPHGPEKVLEDILQSLGNRPAVLLREISKLHQERIPGDVASLLAYLSEASLKGELVLVTGPPAIPPEKAGDWEEAALAMLDEGLSEKEVVRRLTEEYGISKNKAKGFLLDKKREKEAL, encoded by the coding sequence ATGCCCCTACTGGTGGTACCCACGCCTATCGGCAACATGGAAGATATAACCCTGAGAGCCCTCAGGGCGCTCAGGGAGGCGGACATCATCGCCTGCGAGGACACCAGGAGGACCGTGAAGATCCTCTCCAGGTACGGAATAAGGACACCCCTCCTCTCTTACCATTCCTACAACGAGAAAGAACGCGCCCAGGCCCTTGTCGAAAGGCTTTCCAGGGGAGAAACGGTGGCCCTCGTCTCCGATGCCGGAACCCCGGGCATCTCCGACCCGGGCTTTGAACTGATCCGTCAATCTCTCGAGGCTGGTTACGAGGTGGATGTCCTGCCGGGGGCGACGGCCCTTGTGCCGGCGCTCCTGTTGTCGGGTTTTCCTCCCCGGCCCTTCCTCTTTGAAGGTTTCCTACCCAGGAGAAAAGGGGAGCGAAGGACGAGGCTCGAGGATCTTCGCGGCTTTGACGGGGCCATCGTTTTTTACCTCTCCCCCCATGGCCCGGAAAAGGTCCTCGAGGACATCCTCCAGTCCCTGGGGAACCGGCCCGCTGTTCTCCTTAGGGAGATCTCCAAACTGCACCAGGAGAGGATTCCGGGCGATGTAGCCTCCCTGCTGGCTTACCTGTCCGAGGCGTCCCTGAAGGGGGAACTGGTCCTGGTGACGGGACCGCCCGCCATCCCGCCCGAAAAGGCCGGCGACTGGGAGGAGGCTGCCCTGGCGATGCTGGATGAGGGCCTTTCAGAAAAAGAGGTTGTCAGGAGGCTCACGGAAGAGTATGGTATTTCAAAAAACAAGGCCAAAGGATTTTTGCTCGAC